The Gouania willdenowi chromosome 7, fGouWil2.1, whole genome shotgun sequence genome includes a window with the following:
- the rbm39b gene encoding RNA-binding protein 39b, producing MADDFDVEAMLEAPYRKDENKSSHANGHDDQSRKKRRSRSRSPGSRKRRSRSRSKDKRKAKRRSKSREKKRSRSRERHRSRSRSKERSGRYKARKSPVRKRSKSRSPFKKEKSPIRQPIDNLTPEERDSRTVFCMQLAARIRARDLEDFFSAVGKVRDVRMISDRNSRRSKGIAYIEFVEASSVPLAIGLTGQRLLGVPIIVQASQAEKNRAAAAANNLQKGSSGPMRLYVGSLHFNITEEMLRGIFEPFGKIEGIQLMMDSETGRSKGYGFISFSDAECAKKALEQLNGFELAGRPMKVGHVTERSDSSTASSFLDNDELERTGIDLGTTGRLQLMARLAEGTGLKIPPAAQQALQMTGSIPFGNIAAPPIPTPTPSQALNLPSQPLATHCLQLSNLFNPQAENDPTWAVEIQDDVIDECNKHGGVVHIYVDKNSAQGNVYVKCPSIPAAMATVNALHGRWFAGKMITAAYVPLPTYHNLFPDSVTAKQLLMPTRR from the exons GATGAGAACAAGTCCTCTCATGCAAACGGACACGATGACCAGAGCAGGAA AAAAAGGAGGAGCAGGAGCCGTAGCCCCGGCTCCAGAAAAAGGAGAAGCCGAAGTAGGAGCAAAGATAAAAGGAAGGCCAAGAGGAGGAGCAAGAGCAGAGAGAAAAAACGCAGCCGTAGCAGAGAGCGCCATCGCAGCCGCTCCAGGAGCAAGGAGCGCTCCGGACGCTACAAAGCACGCAAGAGCCCTGT gCGTAAACGTTCCAAAAGTCGGAGTCCTTTCAAGAAAGAGAAAAGTCCCATTAG GCAACCCATCGACAATCTGACCCCAGAGGAGAGGGATTCCCGCACAGTGTTCTGCATGCAGCTCGCTGCCAGAATCAGAGCGCGAGACCTGGAAGATTTTTTCTCAGCTGTTGGAAAA GTCAGAGATGTCAGAATGATCTCAGACAGAAACTCCCGCAGATCCAAGGGCATTGCTTACATTGAGTTTGTGGAGGCGTCGTCCGTCCCACTCGCCATCGGCCTGACGGGCCAGAGGCTGCTTGGAGTGCCCATCATTGTCCAGGCATCTcag GCTGAGAAGAAccgagcagcagctgctgccaACAACCTGCAGAAAGGAAGCTCTGGTCCGATGCGACTGTACGTGGGCTCACTGCACTTCAACATCACAGAAGAGATGCTTCGAGGGATCTTTGAGCCTTTTGGAAAG ATTGAAGGAATTCAGCTGATGATGGACAGTGAGACCGGGCGATCCAAGGGATATGGGTTCATATCG TTTTCAGATGCAGAATGTGCGAAGAAGGCGCTGGAGCAGCTCAACGGCTTCGAGCTGGCCGGGCGTCCAATGAAAGTAGGTCATGTGACGGAACGCTCGGACTCGTCCACGGCCAGTTCATTCCTGGATAACGACGAACTGGAGAGGACTGGGATTGACCTGGGAACCACAGGGCGTCTGCAGCTGATGGCTCGTCTCGCTGAAG GAACCGGTCTTAAGATCCCTCCTGCTGCTCAGCAGGCTCTACAGATGACTGGTTCCATCCCCTTTGGAAACATCGCTGCTCCACCAA TTCCCACTCCAACTCCAAGCCAAGCTTTGAACCTCCCGTCTCAGCCACTGGCAACTCACTGCCTCCAGCTGTCCAACCTGTTCAACCCACAGGC agaAAACGATCCCACCTGGGCTGTTGAAATCCAGGACGATGTGATCGACGAATGTAACAAGCACGGAGGAGTCGTTCACATTTATGTCGACAAGAACTCTGCTCAA GgtaacgtgtatgtgaagtgtccCTCAATACCTGCTGCGATGGCGACTGTTAACGCACTTCATGGACGCTGGTTTGCag GTAAAATGATCACCGCCGCCTACGTTCCTTTACCGACCTACCACAACCTCTTCCCGGATTCTGTAACAGCGAAGCAGCTTCTAATGCCGACTCGCCGATAG